A window from Pseudoliparis swirei isolate HS2019 ecotype Mariana Trench chromosome 17, NWPU_hadal_v1, whole genome shotgun sequence encodes these proteins:
- the nkx1.2la gene encoding NK1 transcription factor related 2-like,a: MLDPEDCAVTMTSSHKISFSIIDILDPNKFNSKRGSELSVVTEKFPEPQEEGTRLESDSTADGDFRVERTEAGEETGDEHVSSSGHQAVVEDSLLLSPPTETEPCLPGEPDEGEAAVTERDASPHKRRRPDQACAKPRRARTAFTYEQLVALENKFRSTRYLSVCERLNLALSLSLTETQVKIWFQNRRTKWKKQNPGADSTLQPGSHSSLINVSPNPHRANLPASN, from the exons ATGCTGGACCCCGAGGACTGTGCAGTGACAATGACGTCCAGTCATAAGATTTCCTTTTCTATAATTGATATATTGGATCCGAACAAATTCAACAGCAAAAGGGGAAGTGAACTTTCCGTCGTCACGGAGAAGTTCCCTGAGCCACAAGAAGAGGGAACACGTTTGGAGTCGGACAGCACTGCAGACGGAGACTTCAGAGTTGAGCGCACGGAAGCAG GGGAAGAGACAGGAGATGAACACGTTTCATCCTCCGGGCATCAAGCAGTTGTCGAGGACTCCCTTCTGCTTTCCCCACCCACTGAAACCGAGCCCTGTCTCCCTGGGGAGCCGGACGAGGGAGAGGCGGCGGTCACCGAGCGGGATGCCTCTCCGCACAAGCGGCGGCGCCCCGACCAGGCCTGCGCCAAACCGCGGCGCGCCAGAACTGCTTTCACGTACGAGCAACTGGTGGCTCTGGAAAACAAGTTCCGCTCAACTCggtacctgtctgtgtgcgaGAGACTAAACCTGGCCTTGTCCTTGAGTCTGACCGAAACCCAGGTGAAAATCTGGTTCCAGAACAGGAGGACCAAAtggaaaaagcagaaccccgggGCGGACAGCACCTTGCAGCCGGGCTCCCACTCCTCCCTCATCAACGTCAGTCCAAACCCACACCGGGCAAACCTGCCAGCTTCCAATTAA